The Musa acuminata AAA Group cultivar baxijiao chromosome BXJ1-3, Cavendish_Baxijiao_AAA, whole genome shotgun sequence genome window below encodes:
- the LOC135636594 gene encoding uncharacterized protein LOC135636594 — protein sequence MGNCQVTDAAAVVIQHPGGRAERLYWPTSASEVMKNNPGYYVALITLYVPEEKLDGSGGGTLRLTRVRLLKATDTLLLGQVYRLITSQEVMKAIQARKIEKMKKRQAELMERQQQQRIGTDDEVVHVRKDGEDKEDSEITDQVAKQERDGHKTSKQSAARPRHWRPSLQIIAETGS from the exons ATGGGGAACTGTCAGGTGACGGATGCAGCGGCGGTGGTGATCCAACACCCCGGAGGCAGAGCGGAGAGGCTCTATTGGCCCACGAGTGCGTCGGAGGTCATGAAGAACAACCCAGGCTATTACGTGGCCCTCATCACCCTCTACGTCCCGGAGGAGAAGCTggacggcagcggcggcggcaccCTCCGGCTAACCCGGGTGAGGCTCCTCAAGGCCACGGACACCCTCTTGCTCGGCCAAGTGTATCGGCTCATCACCTCCCAAG AGGTCATGAAGGCTATCCAGGCAAGGAAGAtcgagaagatgaagaagagacaGGCTGAACTGATGGAGAGACAGCAGCAACAGAGGATTGGAACAGATGATGAGGTCGTTCACGTGCGTAAAGATGGAGAAGACAAGGAGGACTCAGAAATCACAGATCAG GTAGCAAAGCAGGAGAGGGATGGACATAAGACCAGCAAGCAGTCAGCAGCGAGGCCTCGACATTGGCGCCCTTCACTGCAGATCATTGCAGAAACTGGAAGCTGA